The genomic segment CTCGCCACCCTCCTCTATGAACACGGAGGAAGCCTCGAAGATGTTCGTATTCTTAACACCGTGCTTTATGTTATGGGCTATGGTGGAAATAACACCGGGAAAGACATAGGTGCGCAGGGTGCTCATATCCTCAGATATCGGGTTCATGAGCTTGACGAACCTCTTCCTGTCATCGAAGAGTGAAAGAAAATCCTCCCCCATGAAGGAGTAGTTCACAGCCTCATTGAAGCCGAGGGATGCCAGTCTCTGCTGGAGTATCCTCTTCCAGCGGAGTATAGGAATAAGGGGCATGCTGTCCGAGGGGAGAAGGGGTACTGTGGCATTGATATTGTCGTAGCCGTACATCCTGGCCACCTCTTCGGCAACATCCTGCCATCTCTCTATATCCACACGCCATGAGGGCGAGCTAAGGCGATATATATCGCCGGACTTTTCCGCAGGCATACCTAGATTTTCAAGAATATCAAGCATCTCTTTCTCGGGGATATCCGTTCCGAGAAAGTCGTTTATCTTATCCGTGGAGAACTCCACGATGGGCTGTTTGGGTAGTTCGTAATTGTTGGAGACAACACCGCTGGAAACCGTACCCTCGCAAAGCTCAGCGAGGAGACTGGCCGCATAGTCCACCATCCGCACAGTGCTTTCGGGGTCTATCCCCCTCTCGAAGCGGTAGCTGGAGTCGGTCTGCATACCAAGCCTTCTGGCGGTCATCCTTATGCTTTCGGGCTTGAAGTATGCACACTCCAGAAGAACATCCGTAGTGTCGTCATTGATACCCGAATGCTCGCCCCCCATTACTCCGGCAACGGCCAGAGGCTTCTTCTCATCGGCGATGACGAGCATACTGCTCTCCAGCCTGCGCTCCTTCTCGTCAAGGGTGAGGATCTCCTCCCCCTCCTTAGCATCACGAACGATGATCCCTCTCTCTATCATTCGGAGGTCAAAGGTGTGCAGGGGCTGACCGTATTCGAAGAGTACGTAGTTTGTTATATCTACAACATTATTAATAGGCCTCACACCCGCAGCACGGAGCCTGTTCTGCATCCACATGGGAGAAGGCTTTATCTTTACCCCTTTGATTACCCTGGCGAGGTATGCAGGGCAGTTCACACTGTTCTTGACCTCTACGTAGCAGTGATCTGAAGCATTTCCACCCGATTCCTGCACGGATATCTCCTGCTGCTTCATCGGTCTTCCGTAAAGGGCCGAGATCTCCCTAGCCACGCCAATAATACTGAGTGCATCGGCACGGTTCGGGGTTATGGATATGTCGATAACGCTATCGCCAAGGCCAAGGTGCTCGTTTATGTCCGAGCCGATCTCAAGATGTTCTGGCAGGGGCATGATGCCGTCAGATTTATCTGCAAGACCTAGCTCGGATTCGGAGCAGATCATACCGAAGGACTCCGTCCCCCTTATCTTCGCCTTCTTTATCTTGAAACCGCCGGGGAGCTTTGCGCCAACCTTTGCAAAGGGTATCGTCTGCCCTGCGGCAACGTTCGGCGCACCGCATACAACCTGAAATTCCTCGGTTCCGTCTGTTACTTTACAAAGGGAGAGCTTGTCCGCATCGGGATGCTTCCCGCACTCCAGCACTTTGCCCACAACAACGTTGTCCATCCTTTCAAGGGTGTCAACACCTTCAACTTCAAGGCCGCTCATGGTGAGCTTTGAGCAGAGGTCATCAATATCTATTCCGCTTAGGTCAACAAATTCGTTTAACCACTCTACACTGACTTTCATAATATATATCCTTAAAACTGCTTGAGAAATTTAAGATTGTTCTCGAAGAAGAGACGAAGATCGTCAATGCCGTACTTGAGCATGGCGATACGCTCTATTCCCATACCAAAGGCGTAGCCCCTGCAACCCTCGGGGTCGTAGCCGACATGTTTGTAAACCTCGGGGTCCACCATTCCGCTACCGAGGATCTCGAGCCAGCCTGTGTGGCTGCACACACGGCAACCCTTGCCGCCGCAGATAACACACCCCATATCAACCTCTGCACTCGGTTCTGTGAAGGGGAAGAAGCTGGGGCGGAAACGGACGGGGACATCATCGCCGAACATACGTTTTATAAAGACGGTGAGCGTACCTTTGAGGTCGCCGAAGGTGGTTTTATCATCCACCAGAAGACCCTCCACCTGATGGAACATGGGGGTATGGGTAACATCACTGTCGCAGCGGTATACCTTACCGGGTGCGATGATCTTAACGGGGGGCTTCTCCTTGAGCATGGTCCTGACCTGCACAGGGGAGGTGTGGGTTCTCATTAGAACCTCTTCCCCGATGTAGAATGTATCCTGCATATCCCTTGCGGGGTGCTCCTTCGGAATGTTGAGTGCTTCGAAGTTGTAGAAATCGGACTCCACCTCGGGCCCGAGGGCAACCTCAAAACCCATGGATGTAAAGATATCAACGATTTCATCGTAAACACGGGTAACGGGATGGATGCCGCCACCTTTGAATGGAACACCCGGCATGGTTATGTCGATAAATTCGGATTCGAGTTTCCTGCTCTTCTCCTCCTGCTTGAGGGTGCTTTCCCTAGCATCATGGTGCTCTTCGAACTCTGCACGGAGTGCGCCGATTCGCTGACCCGCATCCTTTCTCTCTTCGGGAGGGAGCTTGCCGAGCTGTTTGTTCAGACCGCTGATTAATCCTTTTTTGCCCAGGTATTTAACCTTGACATTATAAAGTTCTTCGAGGCTTGAGGCCTCTGCGATCTCGGTTTTAAATGAGTCGAGACCGCTTGTATCAAGCTGAATAGACATCGCTGGATGTACCCCTGTATACCCGGCATATGAAAGTTCTGCCGGTTTTTCTTATTTTAATTGTGAGCTAATTATAGAGTATGGATAAAAAAAGGGGAAGCCTTTCGGCTCCCCTTCTGATTTGTCAGGATTGTACCTGCTTAACCAACTCCGCAAACTGCTCCGGGCTGTTGATAGCCATCTCTGAAAGCATTTTGCGGTCCACCTCAATGTTCTTCTCTTTGAGAAGTCCCATGAAGGTGTTGTAGCTGAGACCATGCTGCCTTACGGCTGCGTTGATCCTCACTATCCAGAGCCTTCTGAAATCTCTCTTGCGCTGCTTGCGTCCTTTGTAGGACTCGGCAAGGGATCTCTCGGCCTGCTCGCGGGCTTTTTTGTAAACATTGTTACGGGTTCCGCGATGACCCTTGGACAATTCAAGCCATTTGTTATGGCTCTTGCGGGTTTTCACCCCGCCTTTTGCTCTTGGCACTTTCGATCCTCCTTCCTTAGCTGTACGGCATTAATTTCTTAATGTTATCCGCATCTTTTCCTTCAAGGATGCCAGGGTGGCGCAGAGCGCGCTTTCGCTTTGTGGTCTTGGAGGTGAGGATGTGCCTCAGACCACTTCTCTTTACCTTTACTTTTCCGCCGCCAGTAACTTTGAACCTCTTGGCAGCGCCCTTGTGGGTTTTCATCTTTGGCATTTGGCCAATACCTCCGGTTTGTTGTTAGCAGACTGATTATTCAGACTTGCCCTGTTGCGGCTGACCGCCCTGGGGATCAGGTCCTATAATCATTATCTGCTGACGACCCTGCATCTCAGGCGTCTTCTCTACTACTCCCAAGCCTTTGACATCTTCCGTCACACGCTTGAGCAACTCTATGCCGTTGTTCTGGAACATCATCTCTCGCCCTCTGAAACGGATAACAAGCTTAACCTTGTTACCTTCATCAAGAAATCTCTTGATATGTTTCAGTTTGACATTGTAATCATGGTCCTCGATCTTCGGCCTAAACTTAATTTCTTTTGTCTCTATCTGGTTCTGGCGTTGTTTCTTTCTCGCTTCACGGTCTTTCTTGTTCTTTTCGAACTTGAATTTGCCGTAGTCCATAACACGGCAAACTGGCGGTTTAGCATTCGGGGCAACCTCAACAAGGTCAAGCCCGTGTTCATCCGCAATGTCCAACGCCTCCTGAATTGTAACAACCCCTTTCTGGGTTCCGTCATCCAGCACTAATCTGACCTCAGGAACTCTGATATCCTGATTAATCCGCTCCTTGTCAGCTTGTTTATTGCCCCGTATGTCTCACCTCCAAAGTTCTAGTGACTTAATTTCGTTAAGCCCCTTTAATACATCAATATAGGTTGAAAGATCAAGGTTATTTTTATTAGAACCGTCCCTGAGGCGCACAGAAATCTTGTTTTCCTCCACCTCTTTCTTGCCGAGAACGATCATATGAGGGACCTTCTCAAGCTGGGCTTCCCTGATCTTAAGGTTTATTTTTTCGTTTCTATAATCACCCTGAACCCTGAATCCTTCGGCTCTGAGGGAGTTTTCAATTTCCTTCGCATGCTCAAGGGCATCGTCCGTAATGCTCATCACCTTAACCTGCACGGGGGCAATCCATATGGGGAATGAACCTGCGAAGTGCTCGATAAGGATTCCGATAAATCTGTCCACCGAACCGAGGATAACCCTATGGAGCATAACGGGCCTGTGCTTATCGCCATCCTCGCCGATGTAGTTGATGTCGAACCGCTCGGGAAGGTTGAAGTCCGCCTGAATGGTTGCGCACTGCCAGAACCTGCCGATGGCGTCCTTGAGCTTGATATCGATCTTAGGGCCGTAGAATGCTCCGTCACCCTCGTTTATCTCGTAGGGAAGACCCTTCTTATCCAGAGCCTGCTTGAGGGCATCGGTGGCCTTGTCCCAGTTGTCGATGGAGCCGATAAACTTCTCCGGCCTGGTGGATATCTCAAGCTCAAACTCGAATCCGAAGATGTTCATTACCTCATCCACGAAATCTATGATCTTTATGATCTCATCCTCAAGCTGGTCCGGCCGGCAGAAGATGTGTGCATCGTCCTGGGTAAATGCCCTAACACGCATGAGGCCGTGGAGAACGCCGGACTTCTCATGCCTGTGCACGGTTCCAAGCTCAAAATATTTCTGAGGGAGATCCCTGTAGCTTCTAAGCTCGGACTTGAATGTCATCATATGGCTGAGGCAGTTCATCGGTTTGATGCCGAACTCTGTCTCATCTATCTCTGTGAAATACATGTT from the Limisalsivibrio acetivorans genome contains:
- the pheT gene encoding phenylalanine--tRNA ligase subunit beta, with translation MKVSVEWLNEFVDLSGIDIDDLCSKLTMSGLEVEGVDTLERMDNVVVGKVLECGKHPDADKLSLCKVTDGTEEFQVVCGAPNVAAGQTIPFAKVGAKLPGGFKIKKAKIRGTESFGMICSESELGLADKSDGIMPLPEHLEIGSDINEHLGLGDSVIDISITPNRADALSIIGVAREISALYGRPMKQQEISVQESGGNASDHCYVEVKNSVNCPAYLARVIKGVKIKPSPMWMQNRLRAAGVRPINNVVDITNYVLFEYGQPLHTFDLRMIERGIIVRDAKEGEEILTLDEKERRLESSMLVIADEKKPLAVAGVMGGEHSGINDDTTDVLLECAYFKPESIRMTARRLGMQTDSSYRFERGIDPESTVRMVDYAASLLAELCEGTVSSGVVSNNYELPKQPIVEFSTDKINDFLGTDIPEKEMLDILENLGMPAEKSGDIYRLSSPSWRVDIERWQDVAEEVARMYGYDNINATVPLLPSDSMPLIPILRWKRILQQRLASLGFNEAVNYSFMGEDFLSLFDDRKRFVKLMNPISEDMSTLRTYVFPGVISTIAHNIKHGVKNTNIFEASSVFIEEGGELPFQELRFAFGVSGGYWPLSWNKKNEEELFFVTKGVLDNIFSAMNVSNAEYVRGSLPFLHPGKSAEVRIDGETVAFLGELHPDVLEKLDIDVPVCICEILFEKLLDTANVVPRYKKFSKYPSVYKDISVAVPAKAASNDIALNISGISSLIDEVVLYDVYKGKGVDEGEVSLTFRIFFSDPEKTLTDEETNAVLMKIAGSVKEEFGAKLR
- the pheS gene encoding phenylalanine--tRNA ligase subunit alpha, which translates into the protein MSIQLDTSGLDSFKTEIAEASSLEELYNVKVKYLGKKGLISGLNKQLGKLPPEERKDAGQRIGALRAEFEEHHDARESTLKQEEKSRKLESEFIDITMPGVPFKGGGIHPVTRVYDEIVDIFTSMGFEVALGPEVESDFYNFEALNIPKEHPARDMQDTFYIGEEVLMRTHTSPVQVRTMLKEKPPVKIIAPGKVYRCDSDVTHTPMFHQVEGLLVDDKTTFGDLKGTLTVFIKRMFGDDVPVRFRPSFFPFTEPSAEVDMGCVICGGKGCRVCSHTGWLEILGSGMVDPEVYKHVGYDPEGCRGYAFGMGIERIAMLKYGIDDLRLFFENNLKFLKQF
- the rplT gene encoding 50S ribosomal protein L20; translation: MPRAKGGVKTRKSHNKWLELSKGHRGTRNNVYKKAREQAERSLAESYKGRKQRKRDFRRLWIVRINAAVRQHGLSYNTFMGLLKEKNIEVDRKMLSEMAINSPEQFAELVKQVQS
- the rpmI gene encoding 50S ribosomal protein L35, which codes for MPKMKTHKGAAKRFKVTGGGKVKVKRSGLRHILTSKTTKRKRALRHPGILEGKDADNIKKLMPYS
- the infC gene encoding translation initiation factor IF-3 encodes the protein MRGNKQADKERINQDIRVPEVRLVLDDGTQKGVVTIQEALDIADEHGLDLVEVAPNAKPPVCRVMDYGKFKFEKNKKDREARKKQRQNQIETKEIKFRPKIEDHDYNVKLKHIKRFLDEGNKVKLVIRFRGREMMFQNNGIELLKRVTEDVKGLGVVEKTPEMQGRQQIMIIGPDPQGGQPQQGKSE
- the thrS gene encoding threonine--tRNA ligase — its product is MNIILADGSNREIANGSSAYDVAADISPKLAKKSVAAEINGKLTDLRTELNEGDKLRLVTEDDPEAIEILRHSTAHVMAQAVQRLYDDVKVTIGPVVKDGFYYDFDTGDRKFTPEDLEKIEKEMKKIAQEKIPVQREVLEKDDAVEKFRDMGEDYKVELIEEIEDPTVSLYGQGDFTDLCRGPHVDNTSRIKHFKLLSVAGAYWRGDEKNKMLQRVYGTSWFKKDELENYLTMLEEARKRDHRKLGRQLKLFMMDDEVGAGFPIYLPNGGVLRSTLEDFERKEHLKRGYDIVYGPNILKQDMWKRSGHYDNYRENMYFTEIDETEFGIKPMNCLSHMMTFKSELRSYRDLPQKYFELGTVHRHEKSGVLHGLMRVRAFTQDDAHIFCRPDQLEDEIIKIIDFVDEVMNIFGFEFELEISTRPEKFIGSIDNWDKATDALKQALDKKGLPYEINEGDGAFYGPKIDIKLKDAIGRFWQCATIQADFNLPERFDINYIGEDGDKHRPVMLHRVILGSVDRFIGILIEHFAGSFPIWIAPVQVKVMSITDDALEHAKEIENSLRAEGFRVQGDYRNEKINLKIREAQLEKVPHMIVLGKKEVEENKISVRLRDGSNKNNLDLSTYIDVLKGLNEIKSLELWR